A genomic segment from Kiritimatiellia bacterium encodes:
- the pyrE gene encoding orotate phosphoribosyltransferase, which produces MSDADVLAILRETGAVLSGHFELRSGLHSDQYVQCALVLQWPAHAARLCGELARRVRAAGWTADAVIAPAMGGLFVGHELARALGVRSIFAEKQEGRLVLRRGFRIRPGERFLVAEDVVTRGGRVQETLDIVREGGGIAVGVTVLVDRSGGAAQFSVPLISLLRITPSTWAPASCPLCAAGSRAEHPGS; this is translated from the coding sequence ATGAGCGATGCGGATGTGCTCGCGATTCTGCGCGAGACCGGCGCGGTGCTCTCGGGGCATTTTGAGTTGCGGTCGGGACTGCACAGCGACCAGTACGTGCAGTGTGCGCTGGTGCTGCAGTGGCCCGCGCATGCGGCGCGGCTGTGCGGTGAGCTGGCGCGGCGCGTGCGCGCGGCGGGGTGGACCGCGGATGCGGTGATCGCGCCGGCGATGGGGGGGTTGTTTGTGGGCCACGAGCTGGCGCGCGCGCTGGGCGTGCGGTCGATTTTTGCGGAGAAGCAGGAGGGGCGGCTCGTGTTGCGCAGGGGCTTCCGAATCCGGCCGGGCGAGCGGTTTCTGGTTGCGGAGGACGTGGTGACGCGCGGGGGGCGGGTGCAGGAGACGCTCGACATTGTGCGCGAGGGCGGCGGGATCGCGGTGGGCGTTACAGTGCTGGTGGACCGCAGCGGGGGCGCGGCGCAGTTTTCGGTGCCGCTGATCTCGCTGTTGAGGATCACGCCCTCGACGTGGGCGCCGGCGAGCTGTCCGCTGTGCGCGGCCGGCTCACGAGCAGAGCATCCGGGAAGCTGA
- a CDS encoding pilus assembly PilX N-terminal domain-containing protein → MTTAAADRRRGIALVIVLGLMAMLAILGISFATTMRTEHRAARMGGDNLGAIEMTYYGLAEALYHIDRDSESAQWVAPNWTKYTIHSGQNSYHPDRQGSGLNDMLVGYGVWFTPSAIVGGPAGGGARDETNNVRWIRVKSPEGQVIGQFCYMLIDVSGFLDPNGNYSMVPELARSQPRMFGTNVTELALTNPILRELRTGRERFIYDGRIGTPRRKPYGRIETLADMRPALAWQDLWEGTAPMLNIIATNFFPFSYFLPGYADAATREAKPQTDLRGGGAELAARINEIRAACQGILPSSEVDMFVNNLIDYVDSDYVPGGLEETIKPGENNADSFCTEPVPMLNELQIGCVYQASGTKYLLRFRIHTELFFPFLFTSNSIASAPPSPIQLRFRGRLEGGTFEPKTFNEVMTIGWNPNWWVRNHATAAADPTSPQITTYAMNLTMSADNTNAVAPERFVIEDWSVTLPNGVVLDRLSPAAGGVVASLPMDEYLSRNINSPQAFYCGWECNDPRINWLLGNTTHWPYSYKARALSNPFDPDATTLNRINRLAAKEQGEWVMYVSNGPLYSIGELGYLLFHRNRPWTTISFFPAAGGSVAIMPVLDRFTLFPYPRHGLVNINTRITNVLATAFHMCPVELAPGIRLSGSAGNPVNPAEAMELAGWIVSRRPSVGFINMSDIRNVPELGTAVPRITSWLAREGLIRNTHGLLGIRQNLIMALIAGQSLEQFTDPESGSTSVTRLAGHRAFATIWRDPYKENIGGQLMHRTFVRNFRWYDEWVGTGEIVEPGLP, encoded by the coding sequence GTGACCACCGCAGCCGCCGACCGCCGCCGCGGCATCGCCCTGGTGATCGTGCTGGGCCTGATGGCGATGCTCGCGATTCTCGGCATCAGCTTCGCGACGACCATGCGCACCGAACACCGCGCCGCCCGGATGGGTGGCGACAACCTCGGCGCGATCGAAATGACCTACTACGGCCTCGCCGAGGCGCTCTACCACATCGACCGCGACTCCGAATCGGCTCAGTGGGTCGCGCCAAACTGGACAAAATATACGATCCACTCCGGCCAGAACAGCTACCACCCCGACCGACAGGGTTCCGGGTTGAACGACATGCTCGTCGGCTACGGCGTGTGGTTCACCCCCAGCGCGATCGTCGGCGGCCCCGCGGGCGGCGGGGCGCGGGACGAGACGAACAACGTCCGCTGGATCCGCGTAAAGAGCCCCGAAGGTCAAGTGATTGGCCAGTTCTGCTACATGCTGATCGACGTCAGCGGCTTTCTCGACCCGAACGGCAACTACAGCATGGTCCCGGAGCTTGCCCGCAGCCAGCCGCGAATGTTCGGGACCAACGTGACGGAATTGGCGTTGACGAACCCGATCCTCCGGGAATTGAGAACCGGCCGCGAGCGCTTCATCTACGATGGCCGCATCGGCACGCCGCGGCGAAAACCCTACGGCCGCATCGAAACGCTCGCCGACATGCGACCGGCGCTCGCCTGGCAGGACCTCTGGGAAGGTACCGCGCCGATGTTGAACATCATCGCCACCAATTTCTTCCCCTTCTCGTACTTCCTCCCCGGTTATGCGGATGCCGCCACCCGAGAGGCAAAGCCCCAGACCGACCTGCGCGGGGGCGGCGCAGAGCTGGCCGCGCGCATCAACGAAATCCGCGCCGCCTGTCAGGGAATCCTCCCGTCCTCCGAGGTCGACATGTTCGTGAACAATTTGATTGATTACGTCGACAGCGACTATGTGCCGGGCGGTCTCGAAGAAACGATCAAACCGGGCGAGAACAACGCCGACTCGTTCTGCACCGAACCGGTGCCGATGCTCAACGAGCTGCAAATCGGCTGCGTGTATCAGGCCAGCGGAACGAAGTATCTTCTGCGGTTCCGCATTCATACCGAACTTTTCTTCCCGTTCCTGTTCACCAGCAATTCGATCGCCTCGGCACCGCCGTCCCCGATTCAGCTTCGTTTCCGCGGCCGCCTCGAGGGCGGCACGTTCGAGCCGAAAACCTTCAATGAAGTCATGACAATCGGATGGAACCCAAACTGGTGGGTCCGCAACCACGCCACCGCCGCGGCAGATCCGACCAGCCCGCAGATCACCACCTACGCGATGAACCTGACCATGTCCGCGGACAACACCAACGCGGTGGCGCCCGAGCGTTTCGTGATTGAAGACTGGAGCGTCACGCTGCCCAATGGCGTCGTACTGGACCGCCTCTCGCCCGCTGCGGGCGGGGTCGTCGCCTCGCTGCCGATGGATGAATATCTCAGCAGGAACATCAACTCACCTCAGGCCTTCTATTGCGGCTGGGAGTGCAATGACCCGCGCATCAACTGGCTGCTCGGGAACACGACCCACTGGCCCTATTCATACAAGGCCCGCGCGCTGAGCAACCCCTTCGATCCCGACGCAACCACTCTGAACAGGATCAACCGGTTAGCCGCCAAGGAGCAGGGCGAATGGGTGATGTACGTCAGCAACGGCCCGCTCTATTCGATCGGCGAACTGGGGTACCTTCTGTTTCACCGGAACCGGCCTTGGACGACCATTTCGTTCTTCCCCGCCGCCGGCGGCAGCGTGGCGATCATGCCCGTGCTGGACCGTTTCACGTTGTTCCCATATCCCCGACACGGGCTGGTCAACATCAACACCCGCATCACCAACGTCCTGGCCACCGCGTTCCACATGTGCCCGGTGGAGCTGGCGCCAGGAATACGCCTCAGCGGCAGCGCCGGCAACCCCGTGAACCCCGCCGAGGCCATGGAGCTGGCGGGCTGGATCGTCAGCCGACGTCCTTCCGTCGGATTCATCAACATGTCGGACATTCGAAACGTTCCGGAACTAGGCACCGCCGTGCCGCGCATCACCTCCTGGCTCGCCCGGGAAGGCCTCATCCGCAACACCCATGGGCTGCTCGGTATCCGGCAAAACCTGATCATGGCCCTCATCGCGGGACAGTCTCTCGAGCAGTTCACCGACCCAGAGAGCGGCAGCACCTCCGTCACCCGACTCGCCGGCCACCGCGCGTTCGCAACGATCTGGCGCGACCCCTACAAGGAAAATATCGGCGGACAGCTCATGCACCGGACGTTCGTCCGCAACTTCCGCTGGTACGACGAGTGGGTTGGCACCGGTGAAATCGTCGAGCCGGGCCTGCCGTAA
- a CDS encoding Maf family protein, translating into MPPAPAGEIELVLASASPRRRVLLRRAGYRPRVVVPTVDERPRRGESPADCAQRLALEKARAAADGLAAARRLRVVLACDTVVALGGCILGKPRDAAEARRMLRQLSGRSHSVITGVALIRQAPGQRPRRRVFAVETRVLFRRLSAAEIAAYVRSGDPMDKAGAYGIQEGAAHFVRAVCGSVTNVIGLPLAEVVVELQRLGVRPSPDIEGRA; encoded by the coding sequence ATGCCTCCTGCGCCGGCCGGCGAGATTGAGCTGGTGCTGGCCAGCGCTTCGCCGCGGCGTCGTGTGCTGTTGCGGCGGGCGGGCTATCGGCCGCGGGTCGTGGTGCCGACGGTGGACGAGCGGCCGCGCCGGGGAGAGTCGCCGGCGGACTGTGCTCAGCGTTTGGCACTGGAGAAGGCACGGGCGGCCGCTGACGGGCTCGCTGCCGCCCGCCGGCTCCGGGTTGTACTGGCGTGCGATACGGTGGTGGCGCTCGGCGGTTGCATCCTTGGCAAGCCGAGGGATGCTGCGGAAGCGCGGCGGATGCTTCGGCAACTCAGCGGCCGCTCGCACTCGGTGATCACTGGCGTGGCGCTGATCCGGCAAGCGCCGGGCCAGCGGCCGCGGCGGCGAGTATTCGCGGTGGAGACTCGAGTGCTTTTCCGCCGTCTCTCGGCGGCGGAAATTGCGGCGTATGTCCGCAGTGGTGATCCCATGGACAAGGCCGGCGCGTACGGGATTCAGGAGGGAGCGGCCCATTTTGTGCGCGCGGTGTGCGGCTCAGTGACGAATGTGATTGGGCTGCCCCTGGCGGAAGTGGTCGTGGAGCTGCAGCGGCTGGGCGTTCGGCCGAGCCCGGACATCGAAGGCCGCGCTTAG
- a CDS encoding YraN family protein, producing the protein MWKWFERAILRLGLFVRPVSPRRPGEWGERVAECHLRRAGIRIIGRNVRVGRRDELDLIGWDSDTLVFVEVKTRASEEFGPPVSAVGPAKRRHLSRAAVRFLRGRYRGPPPAYLRFDVVEVVGRPDQGKPLVRHLRNVFPLEGGYRP; encoded by the coding sequence ATGTGGAAATGGTTTGAGCGGGCGATCCTTCGTTTAGGCCTCTTCGTTCGCCCCGTGTCTCCGCGTCGACCGGGCGAGTGGGGCGAGCGGGTCGCCGAGTGCCACCTTCGGCGCGCCGGCATTCGGATCATCGGCCGGAACGTCCGCGTCGGCCGACGTGACGAGCTGGACCTCATCGGTTGGGACAGCGACACGCTGGTCTTCGTAGAGGTCAAGACCCGCGCCTCTGAAGAGTTTGGCCCGCCGGTGAGCGCGGTCGGGCCGGCGAAACGCCGCCATCTCTCGAGGGCCGCGGTGCGCTTTCTCCGCGGACGATACCGCGGCCCGCCACCGGCCTATCTTCGTTTCGATGTGGTCGAGGTCGTTGGTCGGCCCGATCAGGGCAAGCCGCTCGTCCGGCACCTGCGCAACGTCTTCCCTCTCGAAGGCGGTTACCGCCCCTAA
- a CDS encoding TrpB-like pyridoxal phosphate-dependent enzyme, with translation MVERIKVTLDERDIPRQWYNIAADLPKPMPPPIRPDGSPVRPEDLAPVFPMNIIEQEVSTERWIDIPEPVLDKLLLWRPTPLYRARALEQALKTPARIYYKNEGVSPAGSHKPNTAVPQAYYNKVFGIQRLTTETGAGQWGSALAFACRLFGLQCRVYMVRISFDQKPFRKMMMQTWGAECLPSPNPATKTGRAILEKDPNTPGSLGIAISEAIEDCVTSPNTRYSLGSVLNHVCLHQTIIGLEAKKQMAAFGEYPDIVIGCAGGGSNFAGISFPFVCDKIHGRDLRVIAAEPAAAPRMSMAPYVYDSGDVAMMTPLLPMYSLGHTFVPPPIHAGGLRYHGMAPLVSHLRRLDLIEAVALPQLECYEAAVMWARTEGFIPAPETSHAIAAAVREARRAAEEGREKVILLNWSGHGLMDLTGYDAFLSGRLQNYVMTEEEMRRSLEAVANLPKPPPLA, from the coding sequence ATGGTGGAACGAATCAAGGTGACGCTGGACGAGCGGGACATTCCGCGGCAGTGGTACAACATCGCGGCAGACTTGCCCAAACCGATGCCGCCACCGATCCGACCGGACGGATCTCCGGTGCGGCCGGAGGACCTGGCGCCGGTCTTCCCGATGAACATCATCGAGCAGGAGGTCTCGACCGAGCGTTGGATTGATATTCCGGAGCCGGTGTTGGACAAACTGCTGCTGTGGCGGCCAACGCCGCTGTATCGGGCGCGCGCGCTCGAACAGGCACTGAAGACGCCCGCCCGGATCTACTACAAGAACGAGGGCGTCTCTCCCGCCGGCAGCCACAAGCCGAACACCGCGGTGCCGCAGGCCTACTACAACAAGGTGTTCGGCATTCAGCGATTGACCACCGAGACGGGCGCGGGGCAGTGGGGCAGCGCGCTGGCATTTGCGTGCCGGTTGTTCGGGCTGCAGTGCCGCGTCTACATGGTACGGATTTCGTTCGATCAGAAACCGTTTCGCAAGATGATGATGCAGACGTGGGGCGCGGAGTGTTTGCCGAGCCCGAACCCGGCGACGAAGACCGGTCGGGCGATCCTGGAGAAGGATCCGAACACCCCGGGGAGTCTTGGTATTGCGATCAGCGAGGCCATTGAGGACTGCGTGACCTCGCCGAACACGCGCTATTCGCTGGGCAGCGTGTTGAACCATGTGTGCCTGCACCAGACGATCATCGGTCTGGAGGCGAAGAAGCAGATGGCGGCGTTCGGCGAGTATCCGGACATTGTGATCGGCTGCGCGGGTGGCGGGTCCAACTTTGCGGGGATCAGTTTTCCGTTTGTGTGCGACAAGATTCATGGCCGCGATCTGCGGGTGATTGCGGCGGAGCCGGCGGCGGCGCCGCGCATGAGCATGGCACCGTACGTGTATGACTCGGGCGACGTTGCGATGATGACGCCGCTGCTGCCGATGTACAGCCTCGGGCACACATTTGTGCCGCCGCCGATCCACGCGGGCGGTCTGCGCTACCACGGCATGGCGCCGCTGGTTTCCCATTTGCGCCGGCTGGATTTGATCGAAGCGGTCGCGTTGCCGCAGCTGGAGTGTTATGAGGCGGCGGTGATGTGGGCGCGGACCGAGGGCTTCATTCCGGCGCCGGAGACTTCCCACGCGATTGCGGCCGCGGTCCGGGAGGCGCGTCGTGCGGCGGAGGAGGGGCGGGAGAAGGTGATCCTACTGAACTGGTCCGGGCACGGGCTGATGGATCTGACGGGTTACGACGCGTTTCTGTCGGGCCGGCTGCAGAACTACGTGATGACGGAGGAGGAGATGCGGCGTTCGCTGGAGGCGGTGGCGAACCTGCCGAAGCCGCCGCCGCTGGCGTGA